A region from the Lysobacter sp. BMK333-48F3 genome encodes:
- a CDS encoding alpha/beta fold hydrolase produces the protein MPPTVPHSPPRHVPLTHVLLIHGAGGGGWEWNLWAPVLQARGFAVAAPDLQPAPAGLEGTGWADYLGQVRAALDALPRPRAVVGASLGGLLAWAAAERADAAVLVNPLPPAPWARRLPARDWPERVAWHGQARLSSTRRALGEADEAAALYAFRHWRDESGAVLRAAHAGIEAPAPACPVLCLSSSADEDLPPALSAEFAAAVGALHRTVASAEHVGPLLGRGAAAIATEVADWLTAR, from the coding sequence ATGCCGCCGACCGTTCCGCACTCGCCGCCACGCCACGTCCCGCTGACCCACGTCCTGCTGATCCATGGCGCGGGCGGCGGCGGCTGGGAATGGAACCTGTGGGCGCCGGTCCTCCAGGCGCGCGGCTTCGCCGTCGCCGCGCCGGACCTGCAGCCGGCGCCGGCCGGGCTGGAGGGCACCGGATGGGCCGACTACCTGGGCCAGGTGCGCGCGGCCCTGGACGCCTTGCCGCGGCCGCGCGCGGTGGTCGGCGCCAGCCTCGGCGGCCTGCTGGCCTGGGCCGCGGCCGAGCGCGCCGATGCCGCGGTGCTGGTGAACCCGCTGCCGCCGGCGCCGTGGGCGCGGCGGTTGCCGGCGCGCGACTGGCCGGAGCGGGTGGCCTGGCATGGCCAGGCGCGGCTGTCCTCGACCCGGCGCGCGCTGGGCGAAGCCGACGAAGCCGCGGCGCTGTATGCCTTCCGCCATTGGCGCGACGAATCCGGCGCGGTGCTGCGCGCCGCCCACGCCGGCATCGAGGCGCCGGCGCCGGCCTGCCCGGTGCTGTGCCTGAGTTCGAGCGCCGACGAGGATCTGCCGCCGGCGCTGTCGGCCGAGTTCGCCGCTGCGGTCGGGGCACTGCATCGGACCGTGGCCTCGGCCGAGCACGTCGGCCCCTTGCTCGGCCGCGGCGCCGCCGCGATCGCGACCGAAGTCGCAGACTGGCTAACGGCGAGGTAA
- a CDS encoding bifunctional aspartate kinase/diaminopimelate decarboxylase produces MAQQTGWVVLKFGGTSVSRRNRWDTIGRLASKRLHEDGRRVLVVVSALSGVTNELQAIAYAPVGSDEGLAARFAGLVERHRSFCAELDLDPDAVLGERLTKLVALETDPRAAGRALDWQAEVLGQGELLSSTLGAAYLRSQGHDFGWSDARDWLDAVSLPNASEWAQRLSVNCRHQAEPGFVERFSAQPTAMLITQGFIARHGDGGTAILGRGGSDTSAAYFGALLKAQRVEIWTDVPGMFSANPREVPEARLLARLDYAEAQEIATTGAKVLHPRSIAPCRDAGVPMAILDTERFDLPGTRIDASAATVPGVKAISRRNGIVLVSMESIGMWQQVGFLADVFERFKRHGLSIDLIGSSETNVTVSLDPSENLVNSNVLEALSADLAEVCRVKVIAPCAAITLVGRGMRSLLHRLSDIWAAFGRERVHLISQSSNDLNLTFVIDEADADGLLPHLHHELIRGGAMPVRDDSVFGPSWGEIAHGKPQRAPAWWQGKRERLLALAQAGTPRYVYDLATVRERARSLIGTESIDRCFYAMKANSHPAVLKAIVGEGFGLECVSLAEIERVFEALPHMAPERVLFTPSFAPRREYEEALRRGVIVTLDNIEALQRWPETFRGRTLWLRLDLGHGEGHHEKVRTGGVAAKFGLPLARFDAFVEEARKLGVRISGLHAHLGSGIDDPQHWRGVYASLAGLADSVGTVETIDIGGGLPVAYTPEAPQFDLGQWRAGLAEIKAAYPRYGLIVEPGRYLVAESGVLLLHATQVVEKDGVRRVGCDAGMNALMRPAMYEAYHGIHNLSRYDDADTATFDVVGPVCESSDVLGRARLLPAATAEGDTILVADAGAYGMAMANTYNLRALPVEEVVE; encoded by the coding sequence GTGGCGCAACAGACAGGCTGGGTGGTGCTCAAGTTCGGCGGTACTTCGGTATCTCGCCGCAACCGTTGGGACACGATCGGACGCCTGGCCTCGAAACGCTTGCACGAGGACGGCCGCCGGGTCTTGGTGGTGGTCTCGGCGCTGTCGGGCGTCACCAACGAGCTGCAGGCGATCGCCTACGCTCCGGTCGGCAGCGACGAGGGCCTGGCGGCGCGTTTCGCCGGCCTGGTCGAGCGCCATCGCAGCTTCTGCGCCGAACTCGACCTGGATCCGGACGCGGTGCTCGGCGAGCGCCTGACGAAACTGGTTGCGCTGGAAACCGATCCGCGCGCGGCCGGCCGCGCGCTGGACTGGCAGGCCGAAGTGCTGGGACAGGGCGAGCTGCTGTCGTCGACCCTGGGCGCGGCCTACCTGCGCTCGCAGGGCCACGATTTCGGCTGGAGCGACGCGCGCGACTGGCTGGATGCGGTGTCGCTGCCGAACGCCAGCGAGTGGGCGCAGCGGTTGTCGGTGAACTGCCGGCACCAGGCCGAGCCCGGTTTCGTCGAGCGCTTCAGCGCCCAGCCGACCGCGATGCTGATCACCCAGGGCTTCATCGCCCGCCACGGCGACGGCGGCACCGCGATCCTCGGCCGCGGCGGTTCGGACACGTCGGCGGCGTATTTCGGCGCCCTGCTCAAGGCGCAGCGGGTCGAGATCTGGACCGACGTGCCGGGCATGTTCAGCGCCAACCCGCGCGAAGTGCCGGAAGCGCGCCTGCTGGCGCGCCTGGACTACGCCGAAGCGCAGGAAATCGCCACCACCGGCGCCAAGGTGCTGCACCCGCGTTCGATCGCGCCGTGCCGCGACGCCGGCGTGCCGATGGCGATCCTCGACACCGAACGCTTCGACCTGCCGGGCACCCGCATCGACGCCAGCGCGGCGACGGTGCCGGGGGTCAAGGCGATCAGCCGCCGCAACGGCATCGTCCTGGTGTCGATGGAAAGCATCGGCATGTGGCAGCAGGTCGGCTTCCTCGCCGACGTGTTCGAGCGCTTCAAGCGCCACGGCCTGTCGATCGACCTGATCGGCTCGTCGGAAACCAACGTCACCGTCTCGCTCGACCCGAGCGAGAACCTGGTCAACAGCAACGTGCTCGAAGCGCTGTCGGCCGACCTGGCCGAGGTCTGCCGGGTCAAGGTGATCGCGCCCTGCGCGGCGATCACCCTGGTCGGCCGCGGCATGCGTTCGCTGCTGCACCGGCTGTCCGACATCTGGGCCGCGTTCGGCCGCGAGCGCGTGCACCTGATCTCGCAGTCGTCGAACGACCTCAATCTGACCTTCGTCATCGACGAAGCCGACGCCGACGGCCTGCTGCCGCATCTGCACCACGAACTGATCCGCGGCGGCGCCATGCCGGTGCGCGACGACAGCGTGTTCGGGCCGAGCTGGGGCGAGATCGCGCACGGCAAGCCGCAGCGCGCGCCGGCCTGGTGGCAGGGCAAGCGCGAGCGGCTGCTGGCGCTGGCCCAGGCCGGCACGCCGCGCTACGTCTACGACCTGGCCACGGTGCGCGAACGCGCGCGTTCGCTGATCGGCACCGAGTCGATCGACCGCTGCTTCTACGCGATGAAGGCCAATTCGCATCCGGCGGTGCTCAAGGCCATCGTCGGCGAGGGCTTCGGCCTGGAGTGCGTGTCGCTGGCCGAGATCGAGCGCGTGTTCGAGGCGTTGCCGCACATGGCGCCCGAGCGGGTGCTGTTCACCCCCAGCTTCGCGCCGCGGCGCGAGTACGAAGAGGCCTTGCGGCGAGGGGTGATCGTCACCCTGGACAACATCGAGGCCCTGCAGCGCTGGCCGGAGACCTTCCGCGGCCGCACCCTGTGGCTGCGCCTGGACCTGGGCCACGGCGAGGGCCATCACGAGAAGGTCCGCACCGGCGGCGTCGCGGCCAAGTTCGGCCTGCCGCTGGCGCGCTTCGACGCCTTCGTCGAGGAGGCGCGCAAGCTCGGCGTGCGGATCAGCGGCCTGCACGCGCACCTGGGCAGCGGCATCGACGACCCGCAGCACTGGCGCGGCGTCTACGCCAGCCTGGCCGGGCTGGCCGACAGCGTCGGCACCGTCGAGACCATCGACATCGGCGGCGGCCTGCCGGTCGCCTACACCCCGGAAGCGCCGCAGTTCGACCTCGGCCAGTGGCGCGCCGGTCTGGCCGAGATCAAGGCCGCGTACCCGCGCTACGGCCTGATCGTCGAGCCGGGCCGCTACCTGGTCGCCGAAAGCGGCGTGCTGCTGCTGCACGCGACCCAGGTGGTGGAGAAGGACGGCGTGCGCCGGGTCGGCTGCGACGCCGGCATGAACGCGCTGATGCGGCCGGCGATGTACGAGGCCTACCACGGCATCCACAACCTCAGCCGCTACGACGACGCCGACACCGCGACCTTCGACGTGGTCGGCCCGGTGTGCGAGAGCAGCGACGTGCTCGGCCGCGCCCGGTTGTTGCCGGCGGCGACCGCCGAGGGCGACACGATCCTGGTCGCCGACGCCGGCGCCTACGGCATGGCGATGGCCAACACCTACAACCTGCGCGCGCTGCCGGTCGAGGAGGTCGTCGAATGA
- a CDS encoding PhzF family phenazine biosynthesis protein, whose protein sequence is MTQRRYLQLDVFADRPGAGNPLAVVLDAEGLDDRDMQAIARWTRLPETTFVFPPTQPGASYRIRMFSPRREVPFAGHPSVGTACVVLEAGLAAPVDGRLVQEGVAGLLPLAVNGDGDARTIAVRTPRARVVEVADAADPRLADTLRELPLGALPPALMDGGRRWWLAELRDEAALRAATPDWTAIGRLAEATESMGLCAFARADAGRDYDLVVRAFVGAPAQFEDAASGAANATLAAWLNHNGALPGRDGRYTVSQGREVGFDARLQLRVDGDGEVWSGGRVSNVVRGHIDWR, encoded by the coding sequence ATGACGCAACGCCGCTATCTGCAACTGGACGTGTTCGCCGACCGGCCCGGCGCCGGCAACCCGCTGGCCGTGGTCCTCGACGCCGAGGGCCTGGACGACCGCGACATGCAGGCCATCGCCCGCTGGACCCGCCTGCCCGAGACCACCTTCGTGTTCCCGCCGACCCAGCCGGGCGCCAGCTACCGCATCCGCATGTTCAGCCCGCGCCGCGAAGTGCCGTTCGCCGGCCATCCCAGCGTCGGCACCGCCTGCGTGGTGCTGGAGGCCGGACTGGCCGCGCCGGTCGACGGCCGCCTGGTCCAGGAAGGCGTGGCCGGCCTGCTGCCGCTGGCGGTGAACGGCGACGGCGACGCCCGCACGATCGCGGTGCGCACGCCGCGCGCGCGGGTGGTCGAAGTCGCCGACGCGGCCGATCCGCGCCTGGCCGACACCTTGCGCGAGCTGCCGCTGGGCGCGCTGCCGCCGGCGCTGATGGACGGCGGCCGCCGCTGGTGGCTGGCCGAACTGCGCGACGAGGCCGCGCTGCGCGCCGCGACCCCGGACTGGACCGCGATCGGCCGCCTGGCCGAAGCCACCGAGAGCATGGGCCTGTGCGCCTTCGCCCGCGCCGACGCCGGCCGCGACTACGACCTGGTGGTGCGCGCCTTCGTCGGCGCCCCGGCGCAGTTCGAGGACGCCGCCTCCGGTGCCGCCAACGCCACCCTCGCCGCCTGGCTCAACCACAACGGCGCCCTGCCCGGCCGCGACGGCCGCTACACGGTCAGCCAGGGCCGCGAAGTCGGCTTCGACGCGCGCCTGCAATTGCGCGTGGACGGCGACGGCGAAGTCTGGTCCGGCGGCCGGGTCAGCAACGTGGTGCGCGGCCACATCGACTGGCGCTGA
- a CDS encoding OsmC family protein, producing MGISRHATAHWEGDLKSGQGRLSTPQSGVLSDTRYAFNSRFGEEKGTNPEELIAAAHAGCFTMALSAKLTEAGHPPARLDTRAEVDLSMEGGPSLSQIRLKVSADVPGIDAAKFQAIAEDAKANCPVSKALSAVPISLEAQLS from the coding sequence ATGGGCATTTCGCGTCACGCCACCGCGCACTGGGAAGGCGACCTCAAGAGCGGCCAGGGTCGGTTGAGCACGCCGCAGAGCGGAGTGCTGAGCGATACCCGCTACGCCTTCAACAGCCGCTTCGGCGAGGAGAAGGGCACCAACCCGGAGGAGCTGATCGCCGCCGCCCACGCCGGCTGCTTCACCATGGCCCTGTCGGCCAAGCTGACCGAGGCCGGGCATCCGCCGGCGCGGCTGGACACCCGCGCCGAAGTCGACCTGTCGATGGAAGGCGGGCCGAGCCTGTCGCAGATCCGGCTCAAGGTCAGCGCCGACGTGCCGGGCATCGACGCGGCCAAGTTCCAGGCCATCGCCGAGGACGCCAAGGCCAACTGCCCGGTGTCCAAGGCGCTGAGCGCGGTGCCGATCAGCCTGGAAGCGCAGCTGAGCTGA